In Streptomyces sp. NBC_01707, a genomic segment contains:
- a CDS encoding cytochrome P450, whose product MTPPVASVRSVQPPQPLALYGPDFAADPHGHYRRLRTHGPLAPVRIAAGIDALLVTDYQAAVDLLRDTHTFTKDPRAWQATVPADSPVLPMLGYRPTALFSDGDVHARYREAINDGLAMIEPHILRAEVARVARRLIREFAASGSGDLVEQYARRLPLHVFTTWFGVPPEDRERIVEGIGGMFNSADDAAAAYADLVTVVTRLVADRRARPRRDLTSYFLGHPAGLDNDETVRQITLMMSAGHDPTTNLIGNALLHMLTDARYAGSLQRGAMTAHEAINEVLWQDPPLANLAAHYPRQDTEFHGVRLRAGQLLLVSYAAANTQSASATSDPGVRSGGSAHLAWSAGPHRCPAKQPALLIAMTAIEQLTSQLCDAELAVPAGELMWRPGPFHRALVHLPVRFTPLEVNPDAEPAGPSEVSISH is encoded by the coding sequence ATGACACCTCCCGTCGCCTCCGTGCGCTCCGTGCAGCCGCCACAGCCGCTCGCGCTGTACGGCCCGGACTTCGCCGCCGATCCGCACGGTCACTACCGGCGGCTGCGGACGCACGGCCCGCTCGCCCCGGTCCGGATCGCCGCCGGTATCGACGCCCTGCTGGTCACCGACTACCAGGCGGCCGTCGATCTGCTGCGCGACACCCACACCTTCACCAAGGACCCCCGCGCCTGGCAGGCCACCGTCCCCGCCGACTCACCGGTACTGCCGATGCTCGGCTACCGGCCGACCGCACTCTTCAGCGACGGCGACGTGCACGCCCGCTACCGCGAGGCCATCAACGACGGCCTCGCCATGATCGAACCGCACATCCTGAGGGCCGAGGTGGCCCGAGTCGCCCGCCGGCTCATCCGGGAGTTCGCCGCCTCCGGCAGCGGCGACCTCGTCGAGCAGTACGCGCGACGGCTACCGCTGCACGTCTTCACCACGTGGTTCGGTGTACCGCCCGAGGACCGCGAACGGATCGTCGAGGGGATCGGCGGCATGTTCAACTCGGCCGATGACGCCGCCGCCGCGTACGCCGATCTCGTCACCGTCGTCACCCGCCTCGTCGCCGACCGGCGCGCCCGGCCCCGCCGCGATCTCACCTCGTACTTCCTCGGCCATCCGGCCGGTCTCGACAACGACGAGACTGTGCGTCAGATCACGCTGATGATGAGCGCGGGCCATGACCCGACGACCAATCTGATCGGCAACGCGCTGCTGCACATGCTCACCGACGCGCGCTACGCCGGCTCACTGCAACGCGGTGCGATGACGGCCCACGAGGCCATCAACGAGGTCCTCTGGCAGGACCCGCCGCTGGCCAATCTGGCCGCTCACTACCCGCGCCAGGACACCGAGTTCCATGGCGTCCGGCTGCGTGCCGGACAACTGCTGCTGGTCTCCTACGCGGCGGCCAACACCCAGTCCGCGTCCGCCACTTCGGACCCCGGCGTGCGTTCCGGCGGCAGTGCGCACCTGGCCTGGTCGGCGGGGCCGCACCGGTGCCCGGCGAAGCAGCCGGCGCTACTCATCGCGATGACCGCGATCGAGCAGCTGACCAGTCAGCTGTGCGATGCGGAACTGGCCGTCCCGGCGGGCGAACTGATGTGGCGGCCCGGCCCGTTCCACCGCGCCCTGGTGCATCTGCCGGTCCGATTCACCCCGCTCGAGGTGAACCCGGACGCGGAGCCCGCGGGTCCGTCGGAGGTGTCGATCAGCCACTGA